The genomic stretch GGCCAGGTTGCGCACGTACTGCTGCGTGTCGCCCGGCAACAGCCGGTCGATCGCGGCGCGTTTGCCCTGCTCCGACACGTTCGGGCTGGTAAAGAACTCGCCGGCCACCACATCGCTCGCTGCGTTAGCCAGCGTGGTGAGGTCGGCCTGCCACTGATCCCGCGTGCCGGCCTCCGACGCGATGTCGAAGACGGCCTGCGCGTAGCGCTTGGCTACCCCGCGAATCGCCATCGGATGCCCCTCCTCTCGCGCTGGCGCGTGTTGTTAGTCATCCGTCACCGGCGCGCTGCCATTGCTGCTGGCCGCGCTAGCCTCGGCCAGCGCCTCCTCGATCAGCTGCGACTGTGCGTCGCGGTCGAGGTTGGCGCGGACAATCTTCGAGGCCGCCAGCACGGCAAGGTCGCCGACCTCGCGTCGCAGGTCGGCTCGCGCCTGGGCAGTCTCGGCGATAATCGTCTCGCGAGCCTTGGCGATCAACTCATCGCCCTGCGTCTGTGCCTGCTCCTTCGAGCGGGCGATGTGCTGGTCGCCGACCTCGCGAGCGCGGGCAATCAACGCCTGCCCCTCGCGCCGGGCCTCGGCCATGATCTCTTCGTTTTGAGCACGGGTTTTCTGGAGCTCGTCCTCCATGCGTTGGGCGGCCTCGATGCTCTCGCGGATGCGCTCCTGGCGCGTGTCGAGCATGCCGGTGATCGGCCCCAACGCGAACTTCCAGAACAGCCAGATAAAGATCAGGAAGGCCACGATCTGGACGAGCAGATTTGCGCCGTTAATACCTAGTGCGCCCATGAGTCCCCTCGACCTGTGTGCAGTCGATCTGCCAGCCAGGGTTGTTAAGCCCCAGCCGTTCGACGCATGCGTCGAACGCCCTGCCGGCTCGCCAGCGTCTCGCTATGGCGGAGAGGGGAGGCAATGCCGCCCCTCCAGCCCGCGTGCCAACGACGGTCGTCAGCACGTCACATCAGATGCTAGATCACGAACGCGATGATGATGGCGATAACGAAGGCGTAAATTGCGACGGCTTCGGCCAGACCAGCGCCGATGATCATCGTCGTGCGGATATCGCCGGCAGCCTCAGGATTGCGACCGAGGGCCTCCATCGCCTTGGCAACGGCCATGCCGATGCCGATGCCAGGGCCGATCGCGCCCAGGCCGATCGCCAGCGCCGCGCCAATCGCCTTGGCAGCGCTTACGGCATCGGGACCGGTAACACCACTGAACATGCTGCAGTTCTCCTCTCGCCGGAAGGGCCAGTCCCCGACCCGGCTCTCCAATCGATCGGAGCCACCCCCAACGGGGCGCCCCCTCCGCC from Thermomicrobiales bacterium encodes the following:
- the atpF gene encoding F0F1 ATP synthase subunit B; the encoded protein is MGALGINGANLLVQIVAFLIFIWLFWKFALGPITGMLDTRQERIRESIEAAQRMEDELQKTRAQNEEIMAEARREGQALIARAREVGDQHIARSKEQAQTQGDELIAKARETIIAETAQARADLRREVGDLAVLAASKIVRANLDRDAQSQLIEEALAEASAASSNGSAPVTDD
- the atpE gene encoding ATP synthase F0 subunit C, with protein sequence MFSGVTGPDAVSAAKAIGAALAIGLGAIGPGIGIGMAVAKAMEALGRNPEAAGDIRTTMIIGAGLAEAVAIYAFVIAIIIAFVI